The Ziziphus jujuba cultivar Dongzao chromosome 3, ASM3175591v1 region TGCTGGCTTTAAAACGTATCATataagtctctctctctctctatatatatatataagttaataatGGAGAATGGGAACATAGTTAATACCACATCTTGATCTCTCCAAGTATATATCTTCCTAATTCAAATTGCAATCTATTAAGCATAAGTAGATTATCCCGTCAAATTGCAATCGCAGTGAAATTGTTTCTGCTAGTTTACTTACTAAGAAGTGTTACTGTATGCAATTTAGATTCTGGAGTTGGAAGTCTCGAAATCAACTGCATTGATGCAGAAAGGAGAGCTCTTCtcaagttcaaggacaatcttatATCCTATAACAATGACACTCTTTCTTCCTGGGgctatgaagaagaaaagaaggatTGTTGCAGTTGGGATGGAATTGGGTGTGACAACATAACTGGACATGTCATCATGCTAAATCTTTCACATCTTCAACTTTCTACCAGAGGTAAGTCTTTGAACCCTCCATTGATTGAGTTgcattatttgaattatttggaCCTAGTGGCATAAACTTGAGTGGGAACAACATCTCAAGTTTTATTGGAAGCAATATGGTTTCCTTTCAACACCTTGATCTTTCTTACACTCGATTAGAAGGCTCCATTCCTGAAGCTTTTGGGAACAACATGACTTCCCTTTTTTACCTTGATCTTAGTTCCAATTACTTAATAGGCTCTATTCCAAATTCTCTAGGGAACATGACTCTCCTTACACACCTCAATCTTCGCTATAATTATTTCATGGGTTTGATTCTTGAAACTTTTGCCAACCTAGAGATCCTTACATACCTCGATCTTAGTGGGAACAAGTTAAATGGTTCCATCCTAGTGATTTTTGAGAACATGACTAGTAGCCTTATATATCTTGCCCTCGATTCCAATAAGTTAGAAGGTCCAATTCCAAACAGtttttgtgaagtcccacatcggttggaaatgggaatgaagcatgtcttataagaggatgtggatacctttcctttgagaggccttttaaaaccgtgtggCCTGggtccaaagcagacaatatctcatgcgggtggactgagctgttatagttggtatcagagccagacccggattggtgtgccagaGAGGACGCTGGAGTTTCAATATGTTAAACGAATCAATTCCAAAATCATTTAGGAACATGATAGCTCTTGTCTACCTTGAGCTTCAGTTTAATAAACCAAACTCCATTCTTGAAACCATTGGAGACATGATTTCCCTTGAGCACCTTGATATTGGGTTTAATAAACTTGAAGGTGAAATTCCCAAATCCATTTGGAACATATGCTCTTTACGCACATTGTCCTTGCCTGTAAACAATCTTGGTGGAGAACTCCCTGAGCTCTCTCGATCTTCATCCATGTGCACAAATCACTCTTTAGAGACTTTGTACTTACTTCACAACAAAATAATGGGGTTATTTCCTTATCGTTCATTGTTCTCCTTTTTGAGGTCCTTAGATCTTTCCTCAGATCAAATAAGTGGACATCTGCATCCAAGTATTGGTTAGTTGTTACAGTTACATAGGCTAGATGTTTCACATAACTCGTTAGAAGGTATCATTTCTGAAGCTCATTTTTTGAAACTGACCAAATTAAAATACTTGAATTTATCTTCaaacaaattgattttcaatgtaAGTTCTGCTCGGGTTGCTCCTTTTAAATTGGACACCATATCCCTCAGTTCTTGCAAATTGAGCCCTAAATTCCCAAATTGGCTTCAAACTCAAGAGGCTTATTTTATGCTTGACATTTCCAATACCGGAATTTCAGATTCAATTCCCAACTAGTTTTGGAACATTTCTACTGGATTTCAAACTATGAATGTTTCTAACAACCTAATCAGAGGAAAAGTTACTGATTTGTTAATCAACTAGAATAGTTACCTAGAAATAGATTTGAGTTCCAATCAACTAGAAGGTGGTGTACCAATGTTTTTATTCAAAGCAACTTCACTGCACTTTTCAAGAAATAAGTTCTCAAGTATAAATTCCATGTGTGGTGTCACTGTTGATTCACATTTAAGCTTTTTAGATGTGTCACACAATCAATTATCCGGGGAGCTTTCTAATTGTTGGTCTCGTTTCAAAAATTTGGTAGTTCTCAATTTGGCAAACAATTTTGAACTATCAGGGAAAGTTCCTACCTTCATTGGATCTTTAACTCATATGCAGACATTGCGTTTAACCAACAATAAGTTTATAGGAGAGATACCTTTGTCATTGAAGAAGTGCATAGAGCTGGTAGTTATGGATATGGGAGAGAATAAGCTATTAGGTGCAATACCAAGTTGAATAGGGAAAAGATTACAAAATCTTGCTATACTTATCCTAAGATCGAATGATTTTAATCGCAATTTGTCTGTAAACAACATCATCGGAAAGATTCTAAAATGTGTCAAGAATGTTAGAGCCACGAGATCTGGCAATGCTAATGGCAATTCTACAACAATTGAGCATTTGTATAACAGCTATACTACTTCAATATCATCTGGACGGAGTTACTATACAGACCAGATACAAGTAATATGGAAAGGGATTCTCTCAGATTATGGAAATACTTTGAGGCTAGTTAAGAGCATAGATCTGTCGAGCTATATGCTTAATGGGGAAATTCCAACAGAAATCATTGAGCCCATTGccttgatttcttttaacttatCAAGAAACAATTTAAGTGGACAACTCCCTCAGCACATTGGTTACTTGAAATCCTTAGATTCTCTTAATTTGTCAAGTAACCACTTTTCAAGGCAAATTCCTCCAAGCCTTGCTTTGATTGATCGCCTTAGTGTGCTAAACTTGTCTAACAACAACTTGTCAAGAAAAATTCCAACAGGCACTCAACTCCAAAGCTTTGATGCGAATGCATACATGGGGAACATTGGACTCTGTGAATCCCGACTCTCTAAAAGATGTCCAAGAGAAGAAGAACCAGTTGCCCCTTCTGAATCTACTGCAGAAATAGATTACAAAGATGAGTTTATAAGAGGTGGATTTTATCTGAGTTTGGGGATTGGCTTTGTTGTTGGATTTTTGGGACTTTGTGGGACATTATTCTTCAACAAGTCATGGAGGTTTGCATATTTCAAATTCCTaaatcattttacaaatttgtAACAAGCCAAAGTTGTCAAGGACACATGCAAGCTAATTATAGGTAACTTATTTACTTACAAATTAACATTGAAAGGACCATGCATGTGAACCCTCACTGCTGCtgtgttttcatttttcaaattatattatcttaaAATTGTTGGAGATTATCAAATAATTCATTGTTTATAAGTTCCTTTTATCATATACTATATAAATTTGCAGTTCTATATATTCTAGTACTCAATATAAGTTGGTCGTGTCATTTATCAGGTTCACAGGAGCCTTCTGGATATGGAAGTTCTGCTATTGCAATCTGCATCCTTTATGTTATATATGCTCTATATATGTGCAGAGTATCTAATGTCAATGTCAGCTGTTGGTGCCAaagattttctttcttctctatgGATATGTAATGCTGGATATGATGAGATTTTCTTAAATAATCTATTTGCAAAATTGGACCAGTTGGACGTATAGTTAATTAATGTCATATTTTCATCAtgttgataaattaattaatcaactaGTTTCTTCCACATGGTAATTAATTAGTCAAAATTATGGTTAAGCAATGCTGCCATTATTTTTTCAAGTTTAAAAATCAAGGAATGTGCCTTTTGTATATTGCCTAAACATGTCCAATTGATCATTCTGTTAGTGATTGCAATTTTAAACTAAACTAAACCAACCTTGTCCAATCTCTGTACTAATATCTCCTCCTCCATTATCAATCTTTGTTTTGTCTTACCCTAATTGCTCCTCTTCTTCTCGCCAACTTCACAAAACCGAGGAGTGTAGCTATGACAGAGAGTCATAGAAAAAGAGTGAGAACGAGTAATCTTCTAAAACTATACAACGCCACAGCCAAAAGCAACTTAAGATAACCtgaagaaatagaaaaagagatACAAGGAGAGTCCAAAGTCCAAAGCTTACAACACAAGGATTAAGGATCGATCCTTACCTTCCAGAGATTGGACCCAAGGTGGTTGGAATCTCTCCGGAAAGGTTTCGGTCTTTAGATCCTTAAATCTCACAAACcatcgtgaattggaggaaactgacctcggatttgggttcagaaaGTTTGGATTAATGGGAAAAGGTGGGCAGTGTGATTGGGAATCCATCGAAATCAAGTTTTCCGACGAGTTGCCGTGGTAACCAAAAATCATCATTGCCGGCGGTGCATCCGGTGGCCACTAGCCGTGCTTTTTGGAGAAAAGATAAATCGAGGGATGGGTGAATGGATGGGACTGGTGGTGAGGCAAACAAAGGTTTCGTCACTGCCACGGAAAAATACTTTAATCCGGGCGCATCGGTGGTCGGCTAGTGGTGGAATTTGGTGgtctggccggaaatgaggaggcgACGGTGGTGGGGTGGCACGTGTACAAAAATGGTGGTCGGAATGGAAGAAACGGTGGTGGCCGGTTGGTGACTCACTCTCATCTTTTTCtccctcctctttctctctcctccatcTCACTCCTCACACGCCCCACACAACCATTTGCCCAATCAAAATGCCTCCCATGGGtgtcactgtgcactcatgggttggtcaaattttgacacatggcacacacactgttcactcaattaaaaatatattaaaatattatggtattcgaaaaactttacaggtccataatttttcaacgaaatgtccaaattaggcatgccactagtctatgaactcgtatcgatgagtacttcacaaccatgcatgagtcaaggctcaattttacaaaaataaaagtcaacttcggcaccttCGGACAGTTcggacttcaacttgttttgcccataactttcaaaccgtagctctatttttatcgtgctactagtctatggacttaaGTCAATGCCTACTTTGCAACGGTGCCTTGGTCAACCTGGTATTTTATctaaatcaaaaagtcaaagttggaccctctcggtcaacgatggtcaaaccccgattaacctcggtcaacatgcaattTCGATataatttgggacggggtgttacaaaaaggtggagaaaagaaattaatataagGATTTAAATCAAATGAGCCCTATGTCATTGGACTGAAGTATAAGTAACAAAGCAAATACTTGGCATTTGGCACTTGGCAGCAAGAagacaaaatgaaaaaagaaaagccatcGAAAGTAATAAAGGGGAGAATTCCAAAGCTGGTAGAATTACAAGTAATGAAAAAGAATGAGAGAAAAGCCTGCAAAAACAAATAGCTTTTCTACTTCAGAATAGAGCTCTCCAAGGACCTCCATAGTAGAATTCAAATAGAGTTGGTTATCAAGTCACAATTTCAGTCCATTGGAATCATAATcttttataaatatgtaaaattgtGTTAGATATTCATTTGAATTGGTAATGCAGTTGGAAAGCTTTGTcaagacccatccaaaattcctcaccggaaccctagacaagccctgatcgcaggaaaaccctaccggaccctccaatgaaaaatccggcagaaccttccctaaggattggacttaccaaaatttttctggattgaaaacatacttctatatacaccaccttatccctcccatattactacaatttaattccacaaatttgcagcacttcaaattaataatacgaaaccagtgcataattaataaataaatgtccaaaacAATATACAGAAACTTaattatacaacaaggatgaaagaaatattacaatagaaatgaATGAAGACAAAGACAACTTCCTGAATTACGATAagttcgccccggaagaacgtctaccaaaccttgtacctaggggaacagaatttaaaaatatgagatgctaatcatctcagtgagtgaccctaccTACtgcacaattataatattaataatataacaataaaaaaacttaattaatcaataccaaacaattaaataattaataaataaaaattaattgaaaataatatttcctctcaaaacccttaccatCCACtttgttggaaaggttccccttttagaacattttcgcaaaacccaatattttatgccccaaaaatcaaagaataattaatttaataaataactaaataatccaaatacgaataaaatgtaatgaaatataataaaataaaataaatttagaatacttgcattaaagaaatataacaaatagggaaaaaaattcaatatataattcataaaatttgatttaataaactaaaataaacaatgtgaaaaatataatttaaataattctaaatagatgataaaacaattaaatacatttaatttaaatacgatgttaaaacctttaggatttaaaagttatatccgaaaaataatacttgatgcaccacactatataccagtgatgccctatgatacccagcatcccgagcaccatctagcggaaggttaaagagagaaacttgcatacggtcgcttcggcgtctcgacagcgccgctgcttaaaccatcatcccggccatggaggggggcagcttatgtgcactatataaaacttgcctgccctcggtccaacgGCAActtacgggagacattataacttgtgcgctcatccacatatacagtacagaacaccagtactgtatgagtgcgtctaaaataaataaccaaattttattataaaaaaatacgtaatttttccaaaattcaccgtgggaattataccatttttcaaactccacctcccacatttttctttaacatttccagcataaatccaccgataataatatacaaataatttttccccaaatcataaaatcaatcaaataatattccaagggcataattatacaatttgaaaccaccaaacttaaaccaatatttccttgaaatatttaaaatcaaaacatgcccaaaaaataatattaaaatccaaatacaattaattaaatgaaaacacattgctcatgcgtaataaatacgattaaatcataacaataataataaaaaatttcttaataacccaaactttcgtctagcatcaatgggtataaatatatatataaaataatatatatttttttccacaattatatttaaattccaccacatgagcataattctagatatcaaattaacacaaaataaatataattaatcaccccaaaatagttttaaaggtgggtcactcacctcaagcacatgtatcaatcgagatcctccGCAGggtcaactccactacccacacgtgcacctaaaatatccacaatacacaaaactaattattttaatattttaatcggggtaactcccaaatgggtacccgaggagcgaacacaaacgacaaccaaaattgatgattaatataccgaatcgaagcttgagtaacGAGGATTAcggatccggtcttacttcccggagatcagaCCCAAGGTAGcgggaatctcgccggaaagttcACGGAATTTAgaccctcgattctcacaatccgttgagaattgaggaaagcggacaccggatttgggttcagagggtcggaattagtgggaaaggaggggtGGTGCAGCCGGAAACTCGCCGGAGAGTCAGTTTCCCGACGAGCCATTGTGGTCACGGGAACCCGTCACCGCCGGCGGTgtgtccggtggccactggccatgatttttggtgggaaggtagatctggtgatgggtaactcaatgggactagcggtgaggcaaacggtggccggaatagggagaaatctaggTTTGAAATAATCGACGCCGCCGCCGGAAAAGGCCTCTATTCGGGCGCGTCGGCGGTCGATTGGTTGTGGGTTTTGGCTGGCCGGCAGGTTTttaggtgggcttcaaggtggggtggtgcGTGTGAGGAAAGGGTGGCTAGAAAACGGCTAAGCGGAggtggccggtcggtttctctctctagctctctctctcctcccctctttctctctccttccacCGGCTCACGCATTTTTCCCTGAATAAAAGGCACCCGTGGGTggcactgttcactcacgggattggctgacATTGCGAcacatggcacacactgttcacttaagccaaatatattaaaatattacggtattcggaaaacttcgcatgtccataacttttttaccaaatgtccaatttaagtgtgcctctagtctatgaacttgtatcaacgagtattttacaaccatacaaaagtcaaaacaaaattctacaaccataaaaagtcaactcccgacaccccttggacagtttggctctcaacttattttgcccataactttcaagccgtagctccgttttcgacgtgctactagtttacgaactcagggcatcatgtacttcactacggtaccacggtcaactagaaatttaacccggaacaaaaagtcaactttttgaccCAGTCGGTCAACAGTCCACGTCGGTCAATGTGCAAGAATTTCGATGCAGTTTGGGATgaggtgttacaaccttcccccttATAAGAATTTTGTCCTCGaaattccgcacgtcactggaacaggtAGGGATATTAATCACGCATCTGCGCctcgggctcccacgttgcttcctcgattaaatgattccgccataaaactttaactaaaggaatagtcttgttgagTAGCACCCGCTCCTTGCTATCCAAAATCTACACTAGTTGCtctacatacgaaagatcttccctcaATTCTATGTCAGGTGTCTCAAGTACGTGTGAtgggtctgcaatatattttcgtagcatcgaaacatgaaataTGTTGAGCACTCGGGCTAGCTCCTCCGGTAATGCTAATCTATAAGCCacggggccaatcctctccaAAATCTCGTAAGGTCCAGTATAACGAGGActcaacttacctcgtcgaccaaagcgtactactcctttccatggagataactttaagaatacccaatctcctacttcaaattctaaatccttcctacgcacatcggcgtaactcttctgtcgatcttgaGCAGCCTTCAACCGATCCCggatgatcttcaccttgtccaaggttatccgtaaatactcagatccaaccgcattattcgttgcaaggagtctctcttctcctacttcactccagcacaaaggtgtccgataTTGCCTCCCATATAAGGCCTCATAtggggacatcccaatactcgcttgataactatTGTTGtaaacaaattctatcaatggcaattgttcGTCCTAGCTACCCCGAAATTGCATCACACAAGACGTTAGCATAttttctaatgtctgaattgtgcgctcagcttgtccattagattgcgggtgaaaggtGGTattgtagttaagtcttgctcctaatgcatcagccaacttccgccatagtcgtgaagtaaaacgtGGCTCTTGGTCGAATACGATGGAgagcggtactccatgaagactcacaATATGTTGTACAAACAACTGGGCTAATTTCTCGGGTGAGAAACGCTTTCATACTGGTAaaaagtgtgccgacttggtaagacgatcaATGATCACCCAAATACCATCATATCTCCTAGGTGTAGGGGGAAGCTTgaacacaaaatccatattgagttcttcccacttccatacgggaataggtaaggattggagtagccctgaaggcttctgtctttctacCTTTACTTGCTGACAAATTAGGCATTTTTATACAAAATCTGTTACTTCCTTCTTCATGCCAGGATGAAGTAACAGATTTTAtgatcctatctactgtacaattataatattcataatataacaataaaaaaaacttaattaatcaataccaaacaattaaataattaataaataataattaattgaaaataatatttcctctcaaaaccctcaccatccactctgttggaaaggttccccttttaaaacatttttgcaaaacccaatattttatgcccaaaaaatcaaggaataattaatctaataaataactaaataatccaaatacgaataaaatgtaatgaaatataataaaataaaataaatttagaatacttgcattaaagaaatttaacaaataggaaaaaaaattcaatatataattcataaaatttgatttaatgaactaaaataaacaatgtgaaaaatataatttaaataattctaaatagatgataaaacaattaaatacatttaatttaaatacgatattaaaacctttaggatttgaaagttatatccggaaaataatacttgatgtaccacactatataccagtgatgccctatgatacccagcgtcccgagcaccatttggcgggaggttaaagagaaaaacttgcatacggtcgcttcggtgtcccgacaacgccgctgcttaaaccgtcatcccggccatggaggagggcagcttatgtgcactatataaaacttgcctaccctcggtccaatggcaactcacgggagacattataacttgcgcgctcatccacatatacagcacagaacaccagtactatatgagtgcatctaaaataaataataaaattttattataaaaaaatacgtaatttttccaaaattcaccgtgggaattataccatttttcgaactcaaccttccacatttttctttaacatttccagcataaatccaccgataataatatacaaataatttttccccaaatcataaaatcaatcaaataatattccaagggcataattatacaatttgaaaccaccaaacttaaaccaatatttccttgaaatattaaaatcaaaacatgcccaaaaaataatattaaaatccaaatacaattaattaaatgaaaacaccttgttcatgcataataaatacgattaaatcataacaataataataaaaaatttcttaataacccaaactttcatttatcatcaatgggtatatatatatacaaaataatatttttttctatttgttttccacaattatatttaaattccaccacatgagcataattctagctatcaaattaacacaaaataaatataattaatcaccccaaaatagtttaaaggtggatcactcacctcaagcacgtgtatcaatcgagatcctccgcaggatcaactccactacccacacgtgtacctaaaatatccacaatacacaaaactaattattttaatattttaatcgggtaactcccaaatgggtaccaaaggagcgaacacaaatgacaaccaaaattgatcagtaatataccgaatcgaagcttgagtaacgaggattacgaatctggtcttacttcccggagatcggatccgaggtggccggaatctcgccgaaaagctCATGGAATTTAGACCcttgattctcacaatccgttgagGATTGAGGAAAGGGGACaccagatttgggttcagagggtcggaattagtgggaaaggactgGTGGTGCAGTCGGAAACTCACCGGAGAGTCAATTTCCCAACGAGCCATCGTGGTCACGGGAACCCATCACAGCCGGCAGTGCGTTCGGTGGCcattggccatgatttttggtgggaagatagatctggtgatgggtaactcaatgggacCGGCAATGAGGCAAATGGTGGccagaatagggagaaatctgggtttgaaagaATCGACGCCGCTGCTAGAAAAAACCTCGATACGGGCGCGTCGGCGGTCGATTGGCAGtggtttttggctggccggccggttttcaggtgggattcaaggtggggtggcatgTGTGAGGAAAGGGTGGCTGGAAAACGGCTAAGCGGCggtggccggtcggtttctctatctagcactctctctctcgctctctctcctcccctctttgtCTCTCCTTCCGCCGGCTCACGCAGTTTTGcctaaataaaagccacccgtgggtgaaactattcactcatgggattggctaaaATTgcaacacgtggcacacactgttcactcaagccaaatatattaaactattacgatattcggaaaacttcgtacgtccataacttttcaaccaaatgtccaatttaagca contains the following coding sequences:
- the LOC107433508 gene encoding leucine-rich repeat receptor protein kinase EMS1, with the protein product MAKKKCSSCWASLPRCLIYSILISFLFFRIISNSVSHATLGIPLLWIITKDQALAITDFHGYFVRPLIFDNIPEPRLLYNIITNEISTLQLIILLEEYGTCSGNIISLNVIRDGESSNSCIKVKELASDSGVGSLEINCIDAERRALLKFKDNLISYNNDTLSSWGYEEEKKDCCSWDGIGCDNITGHVIMLNLSHLQLSTRGSIPNSLGNMTLLTHLNLRYNYFMGLILETFANLEILTYLDLSGNKLNGSILVIFENMTSSLIYLALDSNKNMIALVYLELQFNKPNSILETIGDMISLEHLDIGFNKLEGEIPKSIWNICSLRTLSLPVNNLGGELPELSRSSSMCTNHSLETLYLLHNKIMGLFPYRSLFSFLRSLDLSSDQISGHLHPSIGKVPTFIGSLTHMQTLRLTNNKFIGEIPLSLKKCIELILKCVKNVRATRSGNANGNSTTIEHLYNSYTTSISSGRSYYTDQIQVIWKGILSDYGNTLRLVKSIDLSSYMLNGEIPTEIIEPIALISFNLSRNNLSGQLPQHIGYLKSLDSLNLSSNHFSRQIPPSLALIDRLSVLNLSNNNLSRKIPTGTQLQSFDANAYMGNIGLCESRLSKRCPREEEPVAPSESTAEIDYKDEFIRGGFYLSLGIGFVVGFLGLCGTLFFNKSWRFAYFKFLNHFTNL